The genomic segment TCCGGCACAAATATTGGTATTAGGATTTTTAAGTGTTATTTTAATTGGATCCATCTTATTAAGCTTGCCCATTGCAAGCAATAATGGTGAAAGTGTTGGATTTGTAAACGCTTTATTTACTGCAACGTCAGCAGTTTGTGTGACGGGTTTAGTCGTTGTTAATACACTGGCTCATTGGACATTATTTGGACAAATTGTTATATTAATTCTTATCCAAATCGGTGGACTGGGTTTTATGACAATGGCAACGGCGATATTTATCTTAATAGGTAGAAAGATTACGTTAAAAGAGCGTTTAATTATACAAGAGGCATTAAATGAATACACTCTATCAGGGATGGTCAGATTAATTATTAGAATTTTAATTGGAACCTTAATTATAGAAGGCGTTGGAGCGCTGTTATTGGCCATTCGATTTGTTCCAGAATATGGTTTAGCTAGAGGGTTGTTTGTATCCATTTTTCATTCTGTATCGGCATTTTGTAATGCAGGATTTGATATTATTGGCGGAAGCAGCTTAACACCATACAGTGGTGATTTGCTGGTTAACTTTATTATTATTACCTTAATCATTTTAGGTGGACTAGGATTTACAGTATGGTGGGATATTATAAGAGCAGGTAAGTTAAAAATCGAAAATAATCTATCAATGAAAAGATTTTTTCAAAAGTTGACCCTTCATACAAAATTGGTATTATCCATTAGTGCTACTTTAATTACATTAGGATTTGTTTTCTTTTTTATAGTGGAATTTAATAATCCCAATACACTAGGTGCAATGTCTTTAAAAGACAAACTCATTAATGCATTGTTTCAAGCAGTTACCCCTAGAACAGCAGGTTTTAACACCTTTGATTTAACAGAACTTACAGATGCTTCAAAGTTAATGACTATTATTCAGATGTTTATTGGTGGTTCTCCTGCAGGTACAGCAGGGGGGATTAAAACAGTAACTATGGGTGTTTTAGCGGTTTCTGTTATCTCTGTTATCAGAGGGCATGAGCGAACTGAAATTTTTAACCGAACCATTCCAAGAGATGTTATCAGGAGAGCATTAGCGGTATTATTTATTAGTGTAAGTTTAGTGATTGGTGTAACAATGATTTTATCCTTAACAGAAACGGGAGACTTTATGGATATATTCTTTGAATCTATTTCAGCCTTTGCAACAGTTGGTTTAAGTCTTGACGTTACATCTTCCTTATCCTTTTTAGGCAAAATTATTATTGCCATTACAATGTTTATTGGAAGATTAGGACCGGTTACTATGGCATTGGCATTTTCATTAAGAGGCAGTAAGAGAAAAGGACAAATTAAAAAACCAGAAGAAAAAGTTATGGTAGGATAGTAGAAATAGGAGGTTTTTATAATGGGAAAAACAAGAGATTTTGTGGTTTTTGGTATGGGTAAATTTGGAAGAAGTATTGCAGAGTCCTTAACCAATAATGGGTGTGAGGTTTTGGTTATTGATAAAAGTGATGATATTATACAAGATGTTTCAGATATTGTTACGCACGCTGTTCAAGCAGATGTAACAGATATTGATGCCCTTAATGCTTTGGGTATAAGAAATTTTGATGTAGCCATTATAGCCATTTCACAAGATATGCAATCCAGTATTATGGCAACCATTCTAACAAAAGAATTAGGCGTACCCCATGTTATTGCAAAAGCATCTAATGATATTCATAAAAAGGTGCTAGAAAAAGTAGGAGCCGATCGAGTTGTCTTTCCAGAAAGAGAAATGGGTGTACGTATAGCCAATAGTTTGGTTTCAGAAAATTTCTTGGACTTTATTGAATTGTCGCCAGACTATAGTTTGGTTGAGATATCTGTAATGGATGAATGGGTAGACAAAACCTTAAAAGACATTAATATGCGTGCCAATTATGGCATTAATGTTATGGCAATACGAAAAGGTGACGATATTAATATAACACCAGGACCAGATGTTGAATTACATAAAGAAGATGTGCTGGTGGTTATAGGATCTAATAGTGATTTAATGAAAATTAATGATACAAATTAAAAGGTGTTCTTATGATTAATAGTAGAAATAACAAACAAATAAAAAATATTATGAGCCTCATTAAACAATCCAAAGAAAGAAAAAAACAAAAAAAATATGTAGTAGAAGGGGAAAAAATGATATTAGAAATCCCCTCTATCCATATTGAAAAAATGTATTATAGCCAAAGTTATTATAATGAAAAGGGTTTGATTAATCAAGACGTGCCTTATGATTGTATTGAAGATGGTATTTTTAATACCATATCAGATACCATGACACCACAAGGGGTGCTAGGTATTATCAAACAAAAAGTGTATGCTTTAGAGGATTTATTAGTGTCTGATCAACCTGTCTTAATAGCATTAGAAAATGTTCAAGATCCAGGTAATATAGGAACAATTATTCGAACAGCAGAAGGTGCTGGCCTAAATGGTGTCATTCTTACAAAAGATTGTGTGGATATCTATAACCCCAAAGTCGTTAGGTCTACAATGGGATCATTGCATAGGGTACCTTTTTTTATCACAGAAAACATAAAAGATACCTTAAGTCATTTGAAGAACAAGTCTATTAAAGTAGTGGCAGCCCATTTAAAGGGCAATGCACTATATGATGAAGTGGATTATAAAAATAATGGTGTGGTTTTTTTAATAGGCAATGAAAGCAAGGGTCTATCAGAAAGTACGGCATTAGAATCTGATGTGTGGATTAAAATACCCCTGCACGGACAAGTAGAGTCTTTGAACGCTTCAGTAGCAGCCAGTTTGTTAATGTATGAAGCAGAAAGGCAAAGAAGATAAAAAAAGGATTAATCTAGAATTTTCTAGGTTAATCCTTTAAATCATTTAGGATAGTTGTGACAATCTATTGTCTATTTCTTCTTGGGTTACAGTGTTTAATGCGGTTATGTTACCTTTTAGAGCGTTTTTATAATGGGTTTTGGCAAGATCTTGTTTATTTTCTTCTTCATAAATCCTACCGAGCCAATAATTACTGTCAATGGTGAACTCATTTAATTGAACGGCTTTATTAAAAAACGCTTTTGCTTTAATCATATTATTTTTACGATAATAGTATTGTCCATAATTATCCAAAGCAGATACATGGTATTCATCTAATGTTAACGCTAAGTCAGTGTATTTTTTAGCATTATCAAAATCCTCTATTTCAAGATATAAATAACCAACAGTGGTATAATCATCAGCTGTAATTAAACTGCTGAATCGAAGTTCATTAAAAATCATATTGTATTGTTCGATTGCTTTTTCTAAATCCCCTAATTTCCAATAGCAAATGCCTAGGTTAGCGGTAAAGATTTTTTCAAAAGAGGGTCTCAACTTAGATCTTTTAAGCAAATCTTCATAGATGATCTTTGAAGTTTCAATATCCCCTTCTTTTAAGAAGAACAAACCATTATTAGCAAGAACATTTAAGTTTGTAGCATTCAGTTTATAAGCCAATTGATATAATTTTTTCGCCTTTTGTTCATTTTGATGGATAATGTGTATGAAGATAGCAAAGCCACCAACTGTATCACCAAGAAAAATAATTTTTGTTAATATAAAAAATAAAATATAAGGCATAATAAGTTCTGTAATAGGAAGATTTTGATGAATGATGAAAACAAACAAACCTATGTAAAAAAGTAAACTAACTATTTTCCAATATTTTTTGTATTTTAACATATGGGCATCCCTCCAATGAATATATTAGCATGACAATATGGATTAAACAAGATAAATAAAATGTAAAACTATGTTAATGCCTTATATTTGCGTAAAAATCTTAAGAAAACTTGTGTTACTGCTCTGGGGAAGGTTTTTTGTCTTGTAATTAATAATATTATAACAAACAGTTGAAAAAAAACTCGTTATTATGTAAAATATAGGTATAATGTATCGTTTGCGAAAGGATGATAAAATGTGTATTGGTTAATAATTTTAGTAGTCAGTTTATTTATTGAAGCAATAACTTTAGGTTTAACCACAATCTGGTTTGCATTCGGTGCTTTGGTAGCTTGGGGATTATCGTTACTTAATGTTCATTTGGCTTTGCAAATAACAGTATTCTTTGTCGTGTCTTTTGTGATGTTGTATTACACAAGACCAATTGCTGCAAAATATTTGAACATAGGCAAGGTAAAAACCAATTATGAAAGCATCATAGGAAAAAAAGGTGTTGTTGTAGAGACCGTAGATAACATAAAAGGTCAAGGTGTAGTTAAAATAGACGGCAATACTTGGACTGCAAGAGCTACCAATGAAGAGGTGATTGAAAAAGATTCAGTTGTAACGATTACAGAAGTAAAAGGCGTTAAGATCATTGTTCAAAAGGATGTCTAGTTTGTAACAATTAGAAATACAAATAAAGAATATGGAGGATTTATTATGGCAATTATTATTTTTTTCGTGGTTGTTTTAGTCGTTATTGTTTCAAGTATTAAAATAGTACCACAGGCAAATGCTTATGTTGTAGAAAGATTAGGTGCGTATCAAACGACTTGGAGTGTTGGATTACATATGAAAATCCCACTGATTGACAAAGTTGCTTGTAGAATTAATTTAAAAGAACGAGTAGTAGATTTTCCACCACAGCCAGTTATTACAGCGGATAATGTTACGATGAAAATTGATACAGTTGTGTATTTTCAAATAACAGATCCTAAAGCCTTTGCGTATGGTGTAGAAAGACCTTTAGTCGCAATCGAAAATCTTACAGCAACAACTTTAAGGAACATTATTGGGGACTTGGAATTAGACCAAACCTTAACGTCAAGAGATACCATCAATACTAAAATGAGAAGTATTCTTGATGAAGCAACAGACCCTTGGGGTATAAAAATTAATCGTGTTGAATTGAAAAACATTCTTCCGCCATCAGCTATTCAAGATGCTATGGAAAGACAAATGAAAGCAGAAAGAGAAAGAAGAGAAAGTATTCTTCGTGCAGAAGGTGAAAAACGATCTGCAATCCTTGTAGCAGAAGGTCGCAAAGAATCCGTTATTTTAGATGCTCAAGCTGAAAAGCAATCTGCTATTCTTAGAGCAGAAGCTAAAAAAGAAGCACAGATTAGAGAAGCAGAAGGTGAAGCAGAAGCGATTGTACAAGTACAAACAGCAACTGCTGAGGGTCTTAAGAAAATTAAAGAAGCAGAGCCTTCAAATGAAGTTATATCATTAAAGAGCTTAGATGCCTTCATGAAAGCGGCAGATGGTAAAGCCAATAAAATTATTATTCCATCAGAGATACAAGGCTTGGCAGGATTAGCAAAATCTCTTATAGAAGTTAGCAAAGATGCATAATCTCTAAGAGAATTCAATGGCAAAAACGTATACAAATGAATATTTTTTAAAATTCAAGTCAGGTATGATGCCTGACTTGAATAATTTGAAAACACTTACTGGGAGAGGACGAGTATGGAAGGAATCATTGATAAAAACAAACCTTATGGGTTGGTTTTAGAAGGTGGTGGCGCAAGAGGTGCTTATCAAATTGGGGCTTGGAAAGCATTAAGAGAATTAGGGGTGAATATAATAGGTGTTGTCGGGACATCTGTAGGTGCTTTAAATGGTGCTTTAATAGCAATGGATTCTTTTGAAGAAGCAGTTGATTTATGGGAACATGTGACCTATTCACAGATTATGGATGTGAATGATAGTATTATTGATAAACTAAAACAAATGGATTTGAAAATTAATGACTATCCAATTATTTTAAAAGACATAAAAAAACTCGTTATGGATGGTGGAGTGGATATATCTCCTCTAAAAAAATTAATCGCTCAATTCTTAGATGAAGAAAAAATTCGCAGTTCAGCAATAGACTTTGGATTGGTAACGGTATCATTATCGGAGTTAAAACCTTTAGAAGTATTTTTAGAGCAAATTCCCCAGGGAGAGTTATTGGATTTTTTAATTGCAAGCTCCTATTTACCTGTTTTTAAGAAAGAAAAAATCAGAGGAAAGTGGTATTTAGATGGTGGTTTTCATAATAAAGCCCCTACCAATATGTTAATTGAAAAAGGTTATAAAGATATTATTATTGTTAGGATATACGGACCAGGGATAGAAAGAAAAATAAAAGATGATGAAACAGTGGATATTATAGAAATTTATTCAGATGAAGATTTAGGTGGTTTATTAGAATTTGACACCCATAGGTGCAAATACAACATTCAATTAGGTTATTATGATGCTTTAAGAGTCTTTAGAGGGTTAAAAGGAAAAAGTTATTATATTAAACCCACTCAAGATGAGTACTATTATATGAATAAGATAATCGGATTGTCTTATGAATTAAAAATGAAATTTATAGACCTTTTTAATATTAAAAAACCTTATAATAGAGGGATGTTAGAAGAGGTTGTTCAAAATATAGGAAAAAGAATTATAATTGGAGATCAGTGGAATTACGATGATTTTGTTATAGAAGTAATAGATTTTTTAGCCAACAAATTCAAGATTGAAAGATTTAATGTTTATACAGATATGGAGTTGATTCATATCTTAAAAGAGAAAATCAATCACTACGAAACCATGATGAACAAAGATTTGAAAGAAACCAATCAATTAAGAGAGTTGTTGCTTCAAATGATAAAAGAATTTTAGATCATCAGTAACTTTACTTATACTTTACAGTGTTATGATAGAATAATACCATCAGTTACCCTTTATAGAAGCAAAGGTAAGTGATAAATTATATAAAGAGGTGAGTCTAATGAGTGAAATTAATTTTAACAATCCATCTTATTATGAGAATAGAGAACTCAGTTGGTTAGAGTTTAATCAGAGGGTATTAGCAGAAGCTAAGAACGTGGAGAACCCTATTTTGGAAAGAATAAAATTTCTATCCATTGTGTCTTCTAATTTAGATGAATTTTTTATGATAAGAGTCGCTTCATTAAAAGAACAAGTTAAAGCAGGTTATAATAAACCAGATTTTTCTGGATTAGTGCCAAAAATTCAATTGAAAAGAATATCGGATAGAGTCCATGAAATGGTCAAGTGTCAATACAAAGAGTATAACGATCATATTTTGTCAGATTTAAAAAAGAATGGTATCGTTTTTGCAAAAACAGATAGCATTACGAAAAAACAAGTAGAATACATTAAAGATTATTTTGAAAACATTATTTATCCAGTTGTTACACCTATGGCAGTAGATTCTGGTCGACCTTTTCCATTGATTAATAATAAAAGCCTTAATATTGCAGTGATGATTAAGAAAAAAAATGAAGAGTTATTTGCTACGGTGCAAGTGCCTTCTGTGTTACCTAGATTCATTGAAATACCAAATGAAACAAACCAAAAAAGCTATGTGTTTTTAGAAGACATTATTATAAAATACATTCATAAATTATTTTTTGGTTATGAAATTGTTGTTGCTAATACCTATCGGATTACGAGAAACAGCGATTTGTCTATAGATGAAGATGAGGCTCAAGATTTATTAAGAGAAATAGAAGAGTCTGTTAAAAAACGCAAATTTGGTGATGCCCTGAGACTAGAAGTGTCATCTGATATTGATTCTAAGATAATGGACGCATTAAGTGAATCCTTAAAAATTCATACAAAAGATGTGTTTTTCATTGATGGTCCTATTGATTTAACATTTTTGATGAATGTTTATGGTATAGGTGATATGGAACATTTAAAATATGATAAATACACGCCACAGCAACCTAAGTCCCTATTAGGAAAAGAGGACATTTTTGAAGCCATTGGGGAAAAAGATATCTTATTGCACCACCCTTATGAAAGCTTTGAACCCATTGTGGATTTTATACAAACAGCTGCAGAAGATCCAAATGTATTAGCGATCAAGCAAACATTATATCGTGTTAGTGGTGATTCACCCATTATAAAGGCATTAGAAAAAGCAGCAGAAATGGGTAAGCAAGTAACGGTTTTAGTAGAATTAAAAGCTCGATTTGATGAAGAAAATAATATT from the Natranaerovirga hydrolytica genome contains:
- a CDS encoding TrkH family potassium uptake protein, whose translation is MKGRKFKIDLSPAQILVLGFLSVILIGSILLSLPIASNNGESVGFVNALFTATSAVCVTGLVVVNTLAHWTLFGQIVILILIQIGGLGFMTMATAIFILIGRKITLKERLIIQEALNEYTLSGMVRLIIRILIGTLIIEGVGALLLAIRFVPEYGLARGLFVSIFHSVSAFCNAGFDIIGGSSLTPYSGDLLVNFIIITLIILGGLGFTVWWDIIRAGKLKIENNLSMKRFFQKLTLHTKLVLSISATLITLGFVFFFIVEFNNPNTLGAMSLKDKLINALFQAVTPRTAGFNTFDLTELTDASKLMTIIQMFIGGSPAGTAGGIKTVTMGVLAVSVISVIRGHERTEIFNRTIPRDVIRRALAVLFISVSLVIGVTMILSLTETGDFMDIFFESISAFATVGLSLDVTSSLSFLGKIIIAITMFIGRLGPVTMALAFSLRGSKRKGQIKKPEEKVMVG
- a CDS encoding potassium channel family protein codes for the protein MGKTRDFVVFGMGKFGRSIAESLTNNGCEVLVIDKSDDIIQDVSDIVTHAVQADVTDIDALNALGIRNFDVAIIAISQDMQSSIMATILTKELGVPHVIAKASNDIHKKVLEKVGADRVVFPEREMGVRIANSLVSENFLDFIELSPDYSLVEISVMDEWVDKTLKDINMRANYGINVMAIRKGDDINITPGPDVELHKEDVLVVIGSNSDLMKINDTN
- a CDS encoding TrmH family RNA methyltransferase, which encodes MINSRNNKQIKNIMSLIKQSKERKKQKKYVVEGEKMILEIPSIHIEKMYYSQSYYNEKGLINQDVPYDCIEDGIFNTISDTMTPQGVLGIIKQKVYALEDLLVSDQPVLIALENVQDPGNIGTIIRTAEGAGLNGVILTKDCVDIYNPKVVRSTMGSLHRVPFFITENIKDTLSHLKNKSIKVVAAHLKGNALYDEVDYKNNGVVFLIGNESKGLSESTALESDVWIKIPLHGQVESLNASVAASLLMYEAERQRR
- a CDS encoding tetratricopeptide repeat protein: MLKYKKYWKIVSLLFYIGLFVFIIHQNLPITELIMPYILFFILTKIIFLGDTVGGFAIFIHIIHQNEQKAKKLYQLAYKLNATNLNVLANNGLFFLKEGDIETSKIIYEDLLKRSKLRPSFEKIFTANLGICYWKLGDLEKAIEQYNMIFNELRFSSLITADDYTTVGYLYLEIEDFDNAKKYTDLALTLDEYHVSALDNYGQYYYRKNNMIKAKAFFNKAVQLNEFTIDSNYWLGRIYEEENKQDLAKTHYKNALKGNITALNTVTQEEIDNRLSQLS
- a CDS encoding NfeD family protein, whose amino-acid sequence is MYWLIILVVSLFIEAITLGLTTIWFAFGALVAWGLSLLNVHLALQITVFFVVSFVMLYYTRPIAAKYLNIGKVKTNYESIIGKKGVVVETVDNIKGQGVVKIDGNTWTARATNEEVIEKDSVVTITEVKGVKIIVQKDV
- a CDS encoding SPFH domain-containing protein — its product is MAIIIFFVVVLVVIVSSIKIVPQANAYVVERLGAYQTTWSVGLHMKIPLIDKVACRINLKERVVDFPPQPVITADNVTMKIDTVVYFQITDPKAFAYGVERPLVAIENLTATTLRNIIGDLELDQTLTSRDTINTKMRSILDEATDPWGIKINRVELKNILPPSAIQDAMERQMKAERERRESILRAEGEKRSAILVAEGRKESVILDAQAEKQSAILRAEAKKEAQIREAEGEAEAIVQVQTATAEGLKKIKEAEPSNEVISLKSLDAFMKAADGKANKIIIPSEIQGLAGLAKSLIEVSKDA
- a CDS encoding patatin-like phospholipase family protein — protein: MEGIIDKNKPYGLVLEGGGARGAYQIGAWKALRELGVNIIGVVGTSVGALNGALIAMDSFEEAVDLWEHVTYSQIMDVNDSIIDKLKQMDLKINDYPIILKDIKKLVMDGGVDISPLKKLIAQFLDEEKIRSSAIDFGLVTVSLSELKPLEVFLEQIPQGELLDFLIASSYLPVFKKEKIRGKWYLDGGFHNKAPTNMLIEKGYKDIIIVRIYGPGIERKIKDDETVDIIEIYSDEDLGGLLEFDTHRCKYNIQLGYYDALRVFRGLKGKSYYIKPTQDEYYYMNKIIGLSYELKMKFIDLFNIKKPYNRGMLEEVVQNIGKRIIIGDQWNYDDFVIEVIDFLANKFKIERFNVYTDMELIHILKEKINHYETMMNKDLKETNQLRELLLQMIKEF
- a CDS encoding RNA degradosome polyphosphate kinase; this encodes MSEINFNNPSYYENRELSWLEFNQRVLAEAKNVENPILERIKFLSIVSSNLDEFFMIRVASLKEQVKAGYNKPDFSGLVPKIQLKRISDRVHEMVKCQYKEYNDHILSDLKKNGIVFAKTDSITKKQVEYIKDYFENIIYPVVTPMAVDSGRPFPLINNKSLNIAVMIKKKNEELFATVQVPSVLPRFIEIPNETNQKSYVFLEDIIIKYIHKLFFGYEIVVANTYRITRNSDLSIDEDEAQDLLREIEESVKKRKFGDALRLEVSSDIDSKIMDALSESLKIHTKDVFFIDGPIDLTFLMNVYGIGDMEHLKYDKYTPQQPKSLLGKEDIFEAIGEKDILLHHPYESFEPIVDFIQTAAEDPNVLAIKQTLYRVSGDSPIIKALEKAAEMGKQVTVLVELKARFDEENNIQWAKKLEQAGCHVIYGLVGLKTHSKVTLVVRLEKNGIKRYVHLGTGNYNDITARFYTDIGILTCEEEIGSDTSEVFNTLSGYSEPPNLKQIVMAPTALRETLIDLIQQEIGHAKAGKKAKIILKLNSICDFEMIRALYKASHAGVKIELIIRGICSLIPGIEKVSHNITVRSIVGKYLEHSRIFYFYNNGKEDLYLSSADLMPRNLNRRVELFFPVNEKENKKRVLKVLEILLKDNKKAKAKKADGLYYSVKAKDEEAFNAQEYFSQLAEKRNKNFIREREKSVFIPIHSKNDQEL